Genomic window (Pseudomonadota bacterium):
TTCCTCAATGGCTCGCGGCTCGTGGGCGAGCGTGCCGTGGCTTGCTAAGTGCGCGAGCTGCAGCAGGACGGACTCTTCCGAGGGGGTATCGCTCGGAAACGAATGAGGCGAGTAGTTGGCCACCGAGCGGATGGCGAAACGCGTGAACACCACATCGTAGTGATCACGCTCCAGGGGAGAAGGCGGCGGCAGAATCACCTGGGCATGGCGCGTGGTCTCGTTTAGGTACATGTCGACGCTGACCATGAAATCGAGGGTGGCGAGCGCCCTATCCAGGCGCGCGCCGTCGGGGGTGGACAGGACCGGATTCCCCGCCACCGTCAGCATCGCGCGTAGCTGACCGGGCCCAGGGCTTTCGATCTCCTCGGCCATGGCGGCCGCGGGCAGTTCCCCCATGACCTCCGGGTGCCCACTGACACGCGAGCGCCAGCGGCCCGTGCGAAAGCCGCGCCCCCCCGCCTGGCCATCGCTCATCCGTTCGTGGGCGGCGAGGGGGAACATCACGCCTCCCTCCCGATCGAGATTGCCCGTCAGTACATTGAGCAACTCCGTCGCCCACGCGGCGAGCGTGCCGTAGCGCGCCGCCTGGATGCCAAGGCGCCCGTAGACCGCGGCGCGCGGCGCCGCGGCGAGTTCGCGAGCAATCTCTCGTGTGACGCTCGCATCGATACCACACCTTGGCGCGACGGCATCAGGAGTGAAGGGCGCAAGCGCTGCATCCAGCTCGTCGAGCCCGCTAGTGAAGGCCCCCAGGCGGTCCAGGGAGGCCAGGCCCTGACTGCGAATCTCCTGGGCGAGGGCGAGGAGCCAGAAGGCATCCGTGCCTGGCGTGATCGGCAGGTGACGATCGGCGTTGCGCGCCGTGAGCGTGCGCCGGGGATCCACCACCACGAATCGCCCCCGCGCTTGCGCAGAGCCTTCAGACGCAGTGGTAGGCCCGGGGCCGTCCACAGGCTGCCGTTCGACGCCCACGGATTGGCCCCAAGCAACAGCAGATAGTCGCACCGATCCACGTCGGGCACAGGCAGCGCCGACGGGTCCCCAAAGAGCAAACCGCTGACGAGCTGCTTGGGGATCTGATCCACCGTAGAGGCGGAGAAGATATTGCGGGTACCTAATGCTTTGAGTAGCGGGCGTAGGAACAAGCCGCCCGCGAGATTGTGTACGTTAGGGTTACCGACGTAAGCGCCGATCGCCTGGCGCGCCGCAGTATCCTCGAGGTAGGGACGCAGCCCCTGCGCGACATGGGCGAAGGCCTCGTCCCAGGTGGCCTCGCGAAACCCGTCGCCATCGCGGATCAGCGGGACGCGCAAACGATCCGGATCGTCGTGCAGCTCCCCAAGCGCCACCCCCTTCGGGCATAGATAGCCGGCGCTGAGCACATCTTCGGCGTCACCGCGAATGCGGGTGATGCTATCGCCTTGCACCGTGATGGCCAAACCGCACATCGCCTCGCAGAGGGGACAGGTGCGATAGTGGACGTGTGGCTCCGTGCTGGGCGAGGCACTCATGCGTTCAGCTTCCGTGGGTCCTTCGATGAGGTCAGTGTACTGCCCCCGCGACCCGACGGTCCTCCGCTGCCTGGTATGCGGCCCTGGCACGTGGTGGTCGTCGGAGTCCACTTGACATACGAATTCGACTGTCTGATGCTAGACAGACTAATTCCACTGTCAATGCCCATGCCGACCACCCCAACGCTCCACGCCGTACTCACCGGCGATCTCATCGAATCGCGTGCTCTTGACGATCAGGAACTCGCCGCCGCCCAGCGGGTGATCCGTCAAGGGGCAAAGGACTACGCCAAAGCGACTGGCCACAAGGTGCCTGGGGCCCCCGACTTCTTCCGAGGCGACGCCTGGCAACTCCTCCTCGACAGCCCCGCCACTGCCCTGCGCCTCGCCCTGCTGTTGCGTGCGCGCCTGCGTGCCGCAACCCTAGGCGACACGCGTATCGCCATCGGCATCGGCTCCACACGGCGCGTGAACCGTCGCAAGACCTCCCTCTCCTCAGGGCAGGCCTTCGAGTTATCTGGCCACGCGCTGGACCGCATGAGTGGCTACTTCGACCTCACTGCCGCCGTTCCCCACGACGTTGGCTGGGCCGCCGAGTGGCTCCCCGTCGTCATGCACCTGTGTAGCGAGCTGGCTCGCGACTGGACCACCCGGCAAGCGGAGACGGTCGCCGTGGCGCTACTGCACCCCGACGCCACCCACGAGCAGATCGGCACCCTGCTACCTAAGCCCGTCAAGAAGCAGACCGTCACCAGCGCCCTGCGCAGCGCCCACTACCGTGCTTTACTCGAGGCCCTGCGCCTGTTCGAAGACTGCGACTGGCCGGCCTTGCTCATCACGGACGACACCCGATGAAACAGCGCCAATCACCTGTCTCATCCCAGACAGCCCCAAACGCCTGTCCCGCACCTCCCAGGACGACGGCATCGTGATCGAAACCTGCGTACTATTGTTGGCCGCCCACCTGCTGGCCGACTTCCCACTGCAACCGAACTGGCTGATCGAGCGCAAACGCCAATTCCCCTTCTTGCTCGGCCACATCGTGGTGGTCGCACTCACCGCGGGTGCCCTGCTGGGCACACTGCATTGGCCGCTACTGGCGATCCTGGTGGCCACCCACACGCTCATGGACGCCGTCAAGCTCTACCTGTTGCGGAACACGCTCGGCGCGTTCCTGCTAGACCAATGCGTGCATCTGGCCGTGATCCTAGGCCTCGCCGTCGCGTTCCCCGATGCCTGGCAACACGGTTGGTGGGCTCAACTCCACCCAGCGCACCTCCCCCTCGCCTTCGCTGCCGTCACGGTGCTGTGCGGCCTGATCGCCACGCTGCAGCCCGGTGCCATCATCATTGCCAAAGCCACGGACGATTTCTCGCGCGAGATCAGCGAGGACCGCCAGGCAACGCAGATCAAAGGACTCACCGACGGCGGCCGCTACATCGGCTATCTCGAACGTCTACTGGTGATGCTGTTGATGCTCGCGGGCTTACCCGCTGGCGTAGGTTTTCTCATCACGGCCAAGTCGATACTACGCTTTGGAGACGTAAAGGAATCCACGCAACGGAAGATGACCGAGTACATCATCATCGGCACCTTCATGAGCTTCGGCTGGGGCTTACTGGTGGCGATTCTCACGCAGGTCGGTGTGAACTACTGGCTGACGTCGCCTGCTAGCGGGTAGCGCGTTCTCCCGAGCCCAACCCGCCGGCGAGAGAATCAGCGTGTGTTCCGCCTGGATCGCGTTGCGCTCCGTTGGGACGGTGAATCGCTCACCTGCCGCAAAGCGTGGCAGGAAATCATCGTAGTGCGGCGAGCGGTAGTGCCGCGACTGACCGGTACTCAGCATGAACCTCGAGGCATCCAGATTCGATAGGTCGTAGATGACTTGCAGCGATGGGGTGAAGTCCGCCGTAGCGAAGCTCGGTGCGTTCGAGGCATCGATGCTCTTGATCATCAAGGTATCCGGGCCTCCCGGGTAGGTGCCAACCCGCGAGAACCGCTGCCCCAGCAACGGCAAGCCGGCGAAGCCTTGGTGAGGGTGGGTCATCGGTGTGGCGTCACCCCACCGCCAGTCGGTCGCCGATTCACCCAGGCGCGTCGCCAGCACCTCGGCAGCGCGCGACAGGGACCGGCGCAGCACCGCCGAGCAGTCCGGCACTGGGCTGTCGCCCGCCTGCGCGAACCACCGCGCATTCTGGCCCTCCAGCACTGCCAGGGCAATCGGCGGCAGCGGCGATCTCCTCATCCCGGGCCACATGGCAGGGCCAAGCTCGTCCGCGGCGAGTTCCTCGTGGAAGAAGCGCATCCACGTGATGAAGACCGTTGGGCCCGCGGAGTCGTTCTCGAAGCGGAAGTCCCACTGCTGCAAGGCGTCGAGCATCTCACGCTCTGCGTCCGTGAGTGCGTCGTGCTCGACTTCGAGCATCTTGGGCACCGCTCGGCTGGCGGGTTCCAGGAAGGTGTCTCGCTGCATCGCCAGGAAGCTGTCCGTCGTGCTTTCCTTGCTGATCCAGGAGCGCGTGGATTCGCATAGCGCAGTGTGGGTCGGCCCAGGCGTCGCTCAGGTAATAGGGGAAACTATCGCCGACCTGTTGCTGGTTCGCGGCGACGATGCGGCCGCTGTTCGGCCCTATCGTCTGTGGGTTGTCCGTGTAGGCAATCGGTGACCAGGTCGATCCATCGGCAGGCCTATAATCGATGATCTGGCCCGCATCGCCTTGCCGCTCGGCGTACCTGCCAGCAGACACGTAGCCGATCTCCCCGTCGACATCCGCGATGATGAAATTCAGGGACGGTCCCGTGAACCTGGAGAGCGCGTCAACGGCCTGCGCCGTGTTCCTGGCGCGGTTCAGGGCGAAGAATGCCGAGAGCGAGGTGTCGCCCTCGAAGTGGACGATCGGCAGCTCCACGAGTGCGTCCGGATCTTCCGAGAAGGCCGGCCTGATCTGGTTGCTCGGGATGATCGTGCCGCCCTCTTCCGTGGCGAGGACGCGCTCCTTGACCTCATTTCCAAAGCGGACCTGGAATACCTCGTCGCGGACGTTAAGGGGCTGCCACACGCCGTCGGACGTTCTCCGGTAGCGCGTGGCGTCTGGATCACCGTGTACGAGGGCCAGGTCCGCCGGATCGACGTTGCCGTCGGTGATGCCCCAGGCGATATGGTCCGTTCGCCCAACCGCGATACTCGGTAAACCAGGCAGGCTCGCCTCCACATGATTTTCACCGGCGATTGAAAGGTGCGTGAGATACCAGAAGTTCGGCAGGGTTGAGGGGAGTTGCGGGTCGTTCGCCAGGAGCGGCATCCCTGAGGTGGTGTGTTCGCCGCTAAGGAGCCAGCTGTCGGAGAATAAGCGGTGTTTTGATGGGCGCAATCGAGGCGCTCGCTGCTCGCTCCTCCTCTACGATAGGCCGAACTTGGAACGGTCGCAGACCCGCGAGCTCGGAGGCTCGCGCATCCGCCGCGTGAAGCAGCAGGCGTTGCGTGAGCGGAGTAGGACGGTGCCGATGTAGATGAGGGGGAGGGGGAGGAGGACGATGACGGCGAGCACTGCGGCGGTGCTGAGGATGAGCTACTTCATGCACGGACCATACGCCACTTTCGGAAGGAATGGTCCGGCGCTCCGTTCAGCCCTAGAGTCGCTCTGGTCGGCACCAAGCCGCTTGGGAAAACGATCAGTACGCTATCCTGCAACGGTCACTCGAATTGCCTAGTTAGTTCACCGAGGGGCACCCCGAGTGAGATGGTATTGAGATCGTCAGATATTGAGCCAGTAGTGACCACAGGTGTGCCCGTTGGCGTCTCAAACGTGATGGACACACGCGATCCGGTACGCTGTCCGTACAGAGGGACCTGACCGGTCGGCAGTAGTACGGCCCCAGTGATGCGGCCTTCACCGCGATCGAACAAGACCGCGTTTGCGCCGAGCGAGGCTGAGCGGAAAGTACCAGATATGTTTGTGGGCTCGCCGAGCGCTGGAATCTTCACGCGGAAAATCGTGTCCAGGTTGCTATCGGAAATAGCGAACAAGTCCCCAGCCCCCAGGGTGGTAACTCGAAAGGCCGTCACAAGCCCTTCAACGTCCAGTACGAAGTACCCTTCGACTTGGCCGTTACTATCGACTACGTACATAGCGTCGAGGTTGCCACCCGCAACGCTGACCACTGCCGCACGACCGAATGCCGCTTGATAGGCCACCCCTCGTGCGCCCTCAATAGCGTCCTGAGTGCCATTTGCCAGAAGCGAAGAGGTACGAAGTAAGTTGCAATTGGTGTCTATGACCGCAAGCGCCTCACCGCTGCTGAGTACCAGTTGCTCAAGACCAACGAACGCATCAATACCCGATACGACAAGACCCTGCTCTGCGACAGAGCATTGCCGTTGGACAACTCCAGATGCAAAGTCCACAAAGTTGAGGGTGCTTCCATCCACCACCACCAACTGCTCTGTGGAGGGAAGATACGTGATCTGAGCAACTTCGACTACACCGGACAGATCGAGTACGCGCCGAAGGCTACAAGTATCGGCATCAGCCACGTACACGCGGTCATTGCCGGCGTCCCCCCACACCAAACTGTTGGTCGCGCCTACGTACGTGACCCCGGACGGGGTATCGCTGGAAACGGCCGCCGTATCGCAAAGTTCGGAAACGGTGCCATTGATATCGAGCTCGTACAGGTCGTACGACGCGAATAGTTCGTCCGATGGATTGGCCATGAAGATGCTGTCCCTAGCCGCCACGTAGACAGCCACAACGTTGCCAGGACCGTAGACTGAAAACGGCTCAAAGCTAAAGATAGGCGCGAAGTCTGCGTCAAAGAGACCGACCTGCGATCTACCGTTGATCCCCAGATCCACTACGAGGTACTGATTCAACCCAGGGATGAACTGGATGCCACTGGGGGCGGCGAAAGGTAGCGGCTCAATCTCCATCCTCCCCACCTCCTGACAAGGCCCGCCGTTGAGCTCACTGCGATCAAGGGTAATGAGCACGTCACCAGACCGGAACGCGACCAGGTAGGTGTCCGTCTCTGGGAGATGAGTAAGACCGGTGAACAACCCACTGCCGAGCGCCGATAGATCGCATGAGCCCACGAGCGCCCCCGTCCGATCGACGATGAAGAGCTCCTGGTTACTCTGGGTAAAGTTGCTGTCCAGGATAGCGTACTGGTCATTGGTTGCGTCGTAGGCGATGTCCTGAAGCTCCTCGCTCGCGAAGTCCCCAATACTGAACGTTGCCTCGATCTCGCAGTCGTAGTTGGTGAGGTAAACGCTGGCGGTCTCTTCATCCAGAATCGCTAGGCGATCGATCGACGTGTTTACAGCAACCCCTCTAGGATTGAATACCCCGCCAGTACTGAAGCTGCAGAAGTTCTCGAAGAACAGCCCTCGCTCCGCGCGTACTTCCCCCGCCATGAACGCCAGAACCACGATCACGACAGCGCGCATGACAAGCATTGAACGGTTGGACATCAGAGTCATCCTTGAGGGGTCGATCGCGTCGGTACGAGAGGCTAACACCCGAGATGTTCAATCCGCGGCCGCCACGGATGCGACGCAGTCCACCTCCTGGACGAAGCCCAACTAGTAGCTGCAGGGAACACTAATCGAGGTTTCGTGTTAACACGCCGAGCGGTGCGCTCAGGTTTAAGACGTTAAGATCTGCAGACACGCTTCCACTACTGTTCCCCGGTGCACCCTCAGCTGTTTCAAAACTCAGGGAAACGCGAGAGCCCGTGCGCTGGCCGAACACCGGGAGCTGCGCATCGGGCAGCAACACGGCACCGGTAACGCGCCCCTCCCCGCGGTCGAACAGCACAACGTCGACGCCTAGCGCTGTGGATCTAAAGCTGCCAGAGATACTTCCCACCGGAGGAATCCGTGGCACATCGAAACGAATGATCGCGTGCTCAAAGATCCGATCGACCAGCACAGAGAAGGCGCTACCGCTATTGAGGTTAGCGATCCCCTCATCAGCGCCCGCCCCCGCCCGGTAAAAGTCCGTCTGAGCCCGACCGCTACTGTCGATAACAAACACTCGGTCTGTTCCGCTCAGCACCAAGGTTCGACCAAGTGCTGAGTCGTAGCCCACCCCGTCCGGAGCACGTGCTACGACCTGGCTTCCGTTGCGCTCAAGTGAAGCCGTGCGAAGCAGGTTGCACTCGGCGTCAATCACCGCTATCGCGTTGGCATCTCGATCCACAACGACAAACTGACCCAAGCCATCTATTGCGTCTATGCCGGACACAGCGCTGAGGCCCACCTCCCGCAAGCTGCATACGCTTTCCTCAACGGCGGAGTCGAAATCCAGCAAAGTAACGGTTCCGTTGCTGGCAACGGCAAGCTGGTTGTCTGCAGATACGTAGGCGATATCGGAGACACTCGGCGCCACAGGTAGCGTGCGGTCCACGGCGCAAGTTTCGGCATCCGCCACGACCGCGAGGTTAGTCGAGTTGTTCACCCAGATGTACTGATTCGTCGACTTAATGTAAGAGAAGCCCGCCACTGAGCGCTCGCCGATGACACAGAGATCTTCCGCAGTACCATTGATGTCGAGTTCCGTGAGCAGCTTCGTCTCAGCGTCGACCGAGTAGACGCTGTCTCGAAAAGCCACGTAGGTGACTCCCTCGAGGTTCGCGGAGTCGTAACCCACCCCGGTATCGAAGGTGTCGATCACCGAGAAACTAGTATCGTACAAGCCCACCTTGTCGACAGCGGTATCGCCCAGCAGATATTGGTCGAGCGCCGCAACGTACTCGATAGCTTGGGCACTTGTCGCGCCAATCTCCCCCAGATCGAAGCTATTGAGCTGAACGCAGGGCTCCCCGCCCAGTTGCCCAAGCCGGACGACGACCGCCTCATCGAGCGTGGGATCAGTGACGATGTAGGCGTCGGCGCCATTTCGATAGGTCACATCGGTCGGATCGACGACGCCGAGCTCAGCTAGATCGCATGACCCAACGAAAGACCCGTCGGAATTTGCGACATAGAGTTCCGCCGCGCGTCCATCCACAATGACGTAGTGCTGGGTAGCCGAGTTATAGGTTACGCCTTGCGGATCATCGCTACCGAAGACTGCGGTACTGAACTCAGATTCCACGCTGCAAGTGAATCCGACAATCGAGACTGCGGCACGGACATCGTCTACTACAGCGAAGCGCCGAATAGCTGAGTCAAAGGTCAGCCCTGACGGACTCACGATGCCGGCATCGTCGAGACGGCACGCGCTCTTGACGTAAGGCACCCGCTCGGCAGGAACGGAAGCCCCTACAAGGCCAAGGGCAGCGGCGCTGAGCAAGCTAGCGATAAAGCGAGGACGGCAGAACACTAGACACCGCTCCCAGTCTCAGTTGGCGTCGCAGACCTTCGCCCTCGCACGGCGAGAGAATCGAAACTCAGGACCCCATTGACGCAGGATCCTAGCTCCTGGCTATGTTGATAGCAACCTAAGCTCCCAATGAATTCCATCAGATGCCTGCGCGATATCTGGGGTCATCGATAGCGCTGAAACTGGAACGCCAAGCTCGGGTCGAGCTCGCGTCGCGCCTCTCGAGGAGGCGCCTTCGGTTCCGCTTCGATGGGAGGAGGCGCAGACGCGCATGACCCTACCGTGCGCCCACGCGCCCCTTTTCACCCAATACCTGGGATTGTTGGCTAGACGCGGGATTGAGCATCGGGGAAGGGCCTCTGGCGGCTCCGAACGGACCTGCCACCCCACCACAAGGACGCCGCCAGAGCCAACCTAGTTTGCAGCTAGATGAGCGATAACTTCTTCAGCGGTGACCACATCTGCATACCGCCGCCCCACATCCCGCGATTCTCATGGTGCGACCCCTCCGCCATATCCCCACAACAATCCTCCGGCACGATCACCCGGTACCCGTTGGAGAACGCATCGATAATCGACGCCCGAATACACCCACTGGTGGTGCACTCGGTAATGATCACCGCATCCACCTGATGCTTGATCAGAAACGTCTTCAACGGCGTCTCAAAGAAGATCGACGGCGCCGTCTTGCAGAAGGTGAAGTCGTGGTCCGGATCGTGGATCCGCTCATCGAGCTCCGTTGAGGGATGCCTGTAGAAGAAGTCCTTGTACAGCACCTCCACCTTCCAGTACGGAATGTCTCGCTTAGACTCGTACGCCGTGTAGCACTTCGCCACCGGCACCCCAAGCGGGCGCGCCACCTCCAGCAAGCGCAGCACCGATCCCATCGCTTCGGGCTCGCGTGCGAACAGAATTCGCAGCGGGAACGGCACGCTCAACACCCACTGGCGGATCGGCACCGCCGGTAGCACCTCTTCCACCAGCAGCGCCCACGTATCTGCCATGCGCCGGGCACCGCAGCTCGGGCACCAGCCCTGGGCCAACGACCCTTCGGCGTTCTCCCCGACTGCTC
Coding sequences:
- a CDS encoding molybdopterin dinucleotide binding domain-containing protein, which translates into the protein MRLSAVAWGQSVGVERQPVDGPGPTTASEGSAQARGRFVVVDPRRTLTARNADRHLPITPGTDAFWLLALAQEIRSQGLASLDRLGAFTSGLDELDAALAPFTPDAVAPRCGIDASVTREIARELAAAPRAAVYGRLGIQAARYGTLAAWATELLNVLTGNLDREGGVMFPLAAHERMSDGQAGGRGFRTGRWRSRVSGHPEVMGELPAAAMAEEIESPGPGQLRAMLTVAGNPVLSTPDGARLDRALATLDFMVSVDMYLNETTRHAQVILPPPSPLERDHYDVVFTRFAIRSVANYSPHSFPSDTPSEESVLLQLAHLASHGTLAHEPRAIEEAYLRGAIERELSNPNSPMFGAEVDEVLASLTGESLSERLLDLLLRTGPFGRGLDGGGDGLDLASLKANPHGIDFGPLRERLPGYLSTPSGTIEFAHDSIQGELARARAELEGVADARWLLIGRRDVHSNNSWMHNLPSLIERPERCTLRLHPDDAASLEVRDGGLVRVRSAVGEVVAPAEVHEEMRRSVVSLPHGYGHGLSGVRQRYARYHAGVSVNDLVPGELDGPSGNAVLNGVAVSISVLDKP
- a CDS encoding penicillin acylase family protein, which gives rise to MRPSKHRLFSDSWLLSGEHTTSGMPLLANDPQLPSTLPNFWYLTHLSIAGENHVEASLPGLPSIAVGRTDHIAWGITDGNVDPADLALVHGDPDATRYRRTSDGVWQPLNVRDEVFQVRFGNEVKERVLATEEGGTIIPSNQIRPAFSEDPDALVELPIVHFEGDTSLSAFFALNRARNTAQAVDALSRFTGPSLNFIIADVDGEIGYVSAGRYAERQGDAGQIIDYRPADGSTWSPIAYTDNPQTIGPNSGRIVAANQQQVGDSFPYYLSDAWADPHCAMRIHALLDQQGKHDGQLPGDAARHLPGTRQPSGAQDARSRARRTHGRRA
- a CDS encoding penicillin acylase family protein gives rise to the protein MQRDTFLEPASRAVPKMLEVEHDALTDAEREMLDALQQWDFRFENDSAGPTVFITWMRFFHEELAADELGPAMWPGMRRSPLPPIALAVLEGQNARWFAQAGDSPVPDCSAVLRRSLSRAAEVLATRLGESATDWRWGDATPMTHPHQGFAGLPLLGQRFSRVGTYPGGPDTLMIKSIDASNAPSFATADFTPSLQVIYDLSNLDASRFMLSTGQSRHYRSPHYDDFLPRFAAGERFTVPTERNAIQAEHTLILSPAGWARENALPASRRRQPVVHTDLRENRHQ
- a CDS encoding DUF3307 domain-containing protein → MIETCVLLLAAHLLADFPLQPNWLIERKRQFPFLLGHIVVVALTAGALLGTLHWPLLAILVATHTLMDAVKLYLLRNTLGAFLLDQCVHLAVILGLAVAFPDAWQHGWWAQLHPAHLPLAFAAVTVLCGLIATLQPGAIIIAKATDDFSREISEDRQATQIKGLTDGGRYIGYLERLLVMLLMLAGLPAGVGFLITAKSILRFGDVKESTQRKMTEYIIIGTFMSFGWGLLVAILTQVGVNYWLTSPASG